One segment of Streptosporangium brasiliense DNA contains the following:
- a CDS encoding FtsK/SpoIIIE domain-containing protein, translating to MFKKLPGDEAQHLVSTTPDTAVVFRPAVVQTPAIVTLVIFAWRLLVGAVRLLWRHPIASAVVAVPGVIWTMYDWRAALIAVTAPVSVLIPWAFFERTSFNRWIGWRLLAWWRLVWVYRRHWQPVMIVSGLGRHVRGRDYLPRLIRIRCTFWADVLTVKMISGQSVKDWADRIDHLAHGFGATSCRVTVERSGRLRLTFPRCDPLAVPLPAVAIPAEASVGPIEIGKQEDGSPYRLKVHGTHVLIAGATGAGKGSFLWSAIRGLLPAMRAGLVQVWALDPKLMELSFGRAIFGDHYAADPAACADLLEAAVKIMQERAGRFAGVQRNHIPTTEDPFLLVLVDEVAFLTAYQSDKGLKVRISAALATLTTQGRAVGVGVMAALQDPRKEVMNIRNLFPDKIALRLDESEQVDMVLGDGARDRGALADLISPRPEQGAGVAYVRLESSPDPIRVRAAYVSDTDIRDMAALFTGDTTPIEMGDAA from the coding sequence ATGTTCAAAAAACTGCCTGGAGACGAGGCGCAACACCTCGTCTCCACCACCCCCGACACCGCCGTGGTCTTCCGCCCGGCGGTGGTTCAGACCCCGGCCATCGTCACCCTCGTCATCTTCGCCTGGCGGCTGCTGGTCGGCGCCGTACGCCTGCTCTGGCGGCACCCGATCGCCTCGGCCGTCGTCGCCGTCCCCGGCGTTATCTGGACCATGTACGACTGGCGTGCCGCCTTGATCGCGGTCACTGCCCCGGTCTCGGTCCTCATCCCCTGGGCGTTCTTCGAGCGGACCTCGTTCAACCGCTGGATCGGCTGGCGGCTGCTGGCCTGGTGGCGGCTGGTCTGGGTCTATCGGCGGCACTGGCAACCGGTAATGATCGTCTCCGGTCTCGGCCGGCACGTGCGCGGCCGTGACTACCTGCCCCGGCTCATCCGTATCCGCTGCACCTTCTGGGCCGACGTGCTCACGGTGAAAATGATCAGCGGGCAGTCGGTCAAGGACTGGGCCGACCGTATCGACCACCTCGCTCACGGCTTCGGCGCGACCTCGTGCCGGGTCACCGTGGAGCGGTCGGGTCGTCTGCGGCTGACCTTCCCCCGGTGTGACCCGCTGGCCGTCCCGCTGCCGGCTGTCGCCATCCCCGCGGAAGCTTCGGTCGGGCCGATCGAGATCGGCAAGCAGGAGGACGGCTCCCCCTACCGGCTCAAGGTCCACGGCACACATGTCCTCATCGCCGGGGCGACCGGGGCAGGCAAGGGCTCGTTCCTGTGGTCGGCCATCCGGGGTCTCCTCCCTGCGATGCGGGCCGGCCTGGTCCAGGTATGGGCGCTGGATCCCAAGCTCATGGAACTGTCCTTCGGCCGTGCGATCTTCGGTGACCACTACGCCGCCGACCCGGCCGCGTGCGCCGACCTGCTGGAAGCAGCGGTCAAGATCATGCAGGAGAGGGCGGGCCGGTTCGCCGGAGTCCAGCGCAACCACATTCCCACCACTGAAGACCCGTTCCTCCTGGTGCTCGTCGACGAGGTCGCGTTCCTGACCGCCTACCAGTCCGACAAGGGCCTCAAGGTCCGCATCTCCGCCGCATTGGCCACGCTCACCACCCAAGGGCGGGCGGTCGGCGTCGGCGTCATGGCCGCCCTCCAAGACCCGCGCAAGGAGGTCATGAACATCCGCAACCTGTTCCCCGACAAGATCGCGCTTCGGCTGGACGAGTCCGAACAGGTGGACATGGTCCTCGGTGACGGCGCTCGGGACCGGGGCGCCCTGGCCGACCTGATCTCCCCTCGCCCGGAGCAGGGCGCGGGCGTCGCCTACGTCCGACTCGAATCCTCACCCGACCCGATCCGGGTCCGCGCGGCCTACGTCTCCGATACCGACATCAGGGACATGGCGGCTCTGTTCACCGGCGACACCACGCCGATCGAGATGGGAGACGCGGCCTGA
- a CDS encoding excisionase family DNA-binding protein: MTRKINEEPVSLLPELAQGRLLTVEEAAERLNTSVRFPRRLIEERRITFIHVGRNVRIPEAALEAFIAAGLVEPITTTRRRRAA; this comes from the coding sequence ATGACCAGGAAGATCAACGAAGAGCCCGTCTCGCTCCTGCCCGAACTGGCGCAGGGCCGGTTGCTCACCGTCGAAGAGGCCGCCGAACGGCTCAACACCTCGGTCCGCTTCCCCCGTCGCCTGATCGAGGAACGCCGGATCACCTTCATTCATGTCGGACGCAACGTCCGTATCCCCGAAGCGGCGCTTGAGGCGTTCATCGCGGCGGGACTGGTCGAACCGATCACCACCACACGACGCAGGAGGGCCGCGTGA
- a CDS encoding replication initiator encodes MTDPLTGSSTASADTPVDASDRTLPRLVRQTLPLALDVAVEVAKNNGVCIRPIELRRLDTHTGMTEPFDLPCGATQEAKCPPCAKRNRQLRMAQCREGWHLEAEPVAEPNPSTEEQRWLIEFRADVQAKRDQADRDGEDTGDWDEAIAGIDAEINAAGMRGNVLGGRTAPKRSRSTRRRQDAPDLPKRARTDTTLGRTFTGSDGRVYRPSLFVTLTLPSYGKIRAGQGVPVDPTSYDYARAARDALHFSKLVDRFVQNLRRVAGYDVQYFATVEPQKRLAPHLHMAIRGTLPRAEIKAIAAATYHQVWWPSVDEVRFDGDHLPVWAARDELAEPNSDGQAGDYLDPATGELLPTWDEALDKLDQDDEAEPLHVLRFGDQVDVQGIVAGSPDAHKRIGYLTKYLTKSLGETLDPDDIGYHARRDHAARMVEALRYEPCSPTCANWLRYGVQPKGAKAGMVPGRCRSKAVPQQGSQARTPRLRRSSGPGLAQVVEQDPARTQAGSPGLGARCARPA; translated from the coding sequence GTGACCGACCCCCTCACAGGCTCCTCCACCGCTTCGGCCGATACCCCGGTGGACGCCTCGGACCGCACGCTTCCCCGGCTGGTCCGACAGACCCTCCCCCTGGCCCTGGACGTCGCCGTGGAGGTCGCCAAGAACAACGGCGTCTGCATCCGGCCCATCGAACTGCGACGGCTCGACACTCACACCGGCATGACCGAACCTTTCGACCTCCCCTGTGGTGCCACCCAAGAGGCCAAGTGCCCGCCGTGCGCCAAGCGCAACAGACAACTCCGGATGGCTCAGTGTCGCGAGGGCTGGCACCTGGAGGCCGAGCCGGTCGCCGAACCCAACCCCTCCACCGAAGAACAGCGATGGCTGATCGAATTCCGCGCCGACGTGCAGGCCAAGCGCGACCAGGCCGACCGCGACGGCGAGGACACCGGCGACTGGGACGAGGCCATCGCCGGAATCGACGCAGAGATCAACGCCGCCGGGATGCGGGGCAACGTCCTGGGCGGCCGGACAGCTCCCAAGCGCTCCCGCTCCACTCGCAGGCGGCAGGATGCTCCGGACCTGCCCAAGCGGGCCAGGACAGACACCACCCTCGGCCGGACCTTCACCGGCTCCGATGGCAGGGTCTACCGGCCGTCGTTATTCGTCACCCTCACCCTGCCCTCCTACGGCAAGATCCGGGCCGGTCAGGGCGTGCCGGTCGATCCCACCAGCTACGACTACGCCCGTGCGGCTCGTGATGCGCTGCACTTCTCCAAGCTCGTCGACCGGTTCGTGCAGAACCTCCGCCGGGTGGCCGGCTATGACGTCCAGTACTTCGCCACCGTCGAACCGCAGAAGCGGCTTGCTCCACATCTTCATATGGCGATCCGCGGCACCCTGCCCCGCGCGGAGATCAAGGCCATCGCCGCCGCGACCTATCACCAGGTGTGGTGGCCGTCGGTGGATGAGGTCCGCTTCGACGGTGACCATCTGCCGGTATGGGCTGCGCGAGATGAACTCGCTGAGCCGAACTCGGACGGGCAGGCGGGGGACTACCTCGACCCTGCCACGGGGGAACTGCTGCCCACCTGGGACGAGGCGCTCGACAAGCTCGACCAGGACGACGAGGCGGAACCGCTGCACGTGCTCCGCTTCGGTGATCAGGTCGATGTTCAGGGCATCGTCGCCGGGTCGCCGGACGCTCACAAGCGCATCGGCTATCTGACGAAGTACCTGACCAAGAGCCTGGGGGAGACCCTCGACCCCGATGACATCGGCTACCACGCGCGGCGTGATCACGCTGCTCGGATGGTCGAGGCGCTGCGCTACGAACCGTGCTCGCCGACGTGTGCGAACTGGCTGCGGTACGGCGTGCAGCCCAAGGGCGCCAAGGCGGGCATGGTGCCGGGCCGGTGCCGCAGCAAGGCGGTGCCGCAGCAAGGCTCACAAGCCCGAACACCTCGGCTACGCCGGTCGTCGGGTCCTGGTCTCGCGCAAGTGGTCGAACAAGACCCTGCGCGAACACAAGCAGGATCGCCGGGCCTGGGTGCTCGATGCGCTCGGCCTGCCTGA
- a CDS encoding GntR family transcriptional regulator produces MSLESVPPKYAQLVQALQRRIESGDYPPGSLLPSENQLINEFGVSRPTVVAALRVLREQGWIDSQQGKGRFVRGRPAMASAEQPRPGQAYLTAPETASAGEVIEAAAVAVPNRIAALLGLAPKTKAFLRRRLVSRDGEPTEVVSVWVPLELSEGTDLTSADPLPQGLREHLQSRKGVRFDHIVEQITARMPATDEAKRLGMPKNTPLLAVYGAVRDASGTALAVVEVLLPADRHELEDAYPLS; encoded by the coding sequence ATGTCGCTAGAGTCCGTACCGCCGAAGTACGCACAGCTCGTGCAGGCGCTTCAACGGCGCATCGAGTCGGGGGACTACCCGCCGGGCTCGCTGCTGCCCAGTGAGAACCAGCTCATCAACGAGTTCGGCGTCTCCCGGCCCACCGTCGTCGCCGCCCTCCGGGTGCTGCGCGAGCAGGGATGGATCGACTCCCAGCAGGGCAAGGGCCGGTTCGTGCGCGGCCGTCCGGCGATGGCCTCGGCGGAACAGCCCCGCCCCGGACAGGCGTACCTGACCGCCCCGGAGACCGCGTCGGCCGGTGAGGTGATCGAAGCGGCGGCGGTAGCCGTACCTAACCGCATTGCGGCCCTGCTCGGACTCGCCCCGAAGACCAAGGCGTTCCTGCGCCGGCGCTTGGTCAGCCGGGACGGCGAACCCACTGAGGTCGTCTCGGTGTGGGTGCCGCTGGAGCTGTCCGAGGGCACCGACCTGACCAGTGCCGACCCGCTCCCGCAGGGACTTCGCGAGCACCTCCAGTCCCGTAAGGGCGTGCGGTTCGATCACATCGTGGAACAGATCACCGCCCGCATGCCCGCCACGGATGAGGCCAAGCGACTCGGCATGCCGAAGAACACGCCGCTACTGGCGGTCTACGGAGCGGTTCGGGATGCCTCGGGTACGGCTCTGGCCGTGGTGGAGGTGCTGCTCCCCGCTGACCGCCACGAGTTGGAGGATGCATACCCGCTGAGTTAG
- a CDS encoding GNAT family N-acetyltransferase — translation MRLEPWGDEDAAWYAETVRDPEIQRFTTDSPTLDAAQVQAAINRLRSADNEEGFLIRDAASGAPLGNIALAHNGQAGEVSYWLAPEARGQGAATRALVLFTAWIFKNTTLTELRLRAHQDNVASQKVALRAGYRRDPQRDGRQEVKGHGVANARLRVGPARTGLTQRVCILQLVAVSGEQHLHHGQSRTRGIPNRSVDRQ, via the coding sequence GTGCGCTTGGAGCCATGGGGCGATGAGGACGCGGCCTGGTATGCGGAGACTGTGCGCGACCCAGAGATTCAGCGCTTCACTACCGACTCGCCGACTCTGGACGCCGCACAGGTTCAAGCTGCCATCAATCGCCTGCGCAGCGCCGACAACGAAGAGGGCTTTCTCATCCGTGACGCGGCGTCTGGCGCGCCTCTGGGCAACATCGCTTTAGCCCATAACGGGCAGGCAGGAGAGGTGTCTTACTGGCTGGCGCCCGAGGCCCGGGGGCAGGGAGCAGCGACCCGGGCTCTGGTCTTGTTCACTGCGTGGATCTTCAAGAACACCACGTTGACCGAACTCCGCCTGCGGGCGCATCAAGACAACGTGGCATCACAGAAAGTCGCCCTACGCGCAGGCTATCGGCGTGATCCACAGCGCGACGGTCGCCAAGAGGTCAAAGGGCATGGTGTGGCCAATGCTCGGCTTCGCGTTGGCCCGGCCCGAACCGGCCTAACTCAGCGGGTATGCATCCTCCAACTCGTGGCGGTCAGCGGGGAGCAGCACCTCCACCACGGCCAGAGCCGTACCCGAGGCATCCCGAACCGCTCCGTAGACCGCCAGTAG
- a CDS encoding tyrosine-type recombinase/integrase, whose protein sequence is MAKSAVSTPGEESRRSAGRKTAKRRFGRVRQLPSGRFQARYKGPDDIDRAAPETFATKRDAEIWLTKKEAEILAEDWSNPDLGKVSFKEYGADWVDERPGLRPKTVQLYEGLLRLHLVPTFGNLAVSEIKATHVRKWRKTLLDGGVGPVTVAKAYRLLKAIMNTAVEDKMIKSNPCQIKSGGKEESPERPTLTMEQLFTLAGAIEPRFRALVLLATFGSLRWGELAALQRKNLDLDARTVKITRSTTELKDGSVTVGPPKSAAGRRTVALPEVVISELRVHLDRYTDDHEEAYVFLGAKGAMLRRPAFTRIWAKALKEAKISGVHFHDLRHTGNTFASRSGATLRELMNRMGHSTTRAALIYLHTEEERDKMIADSMGRLAEEALRKNEDQRGSGT, encoded by the coding sequence ATGGCCAAGTCCGCTGTTTCCACCCCCGGGGAAGAGTCCCGGCGTTCGGCTGGAAGGAAGACGGCCAAGAGGCGTTTCGGACGCGTTCGGCAACTCCCGTCCGGCCGGTTCCAGGCTCGCTACAAGGGGCCGGATGACATCGACCGGGCGGCCCCCGAGACCTTCGCGACCAAGCGCGACGCCGAGATCTGGCTGACCAAGAAGGAGGCCGAGATCCTCGCCGAGGACTGGAGCAATCCGGACCTCGGGAAGGTGTCCTTCAAGGAGTACGGCGCCGACTGGGTGGACGAGCGCCCCGGCCTGCGGCCCAAGACGGTCCAGCTCTATGAGGGCTTGCTCCGCCTGCACCTGGTCCCGACTTTCGGCAACCTGGCCGTGAGCGAGATCAAGGCGACTCACGTGCGCAAGTGGCGCAAGACGCTCCTGGACGGGGGAGTCGGGCCGGTCACCGTCGCCAAGGCGTACCGGCTGCTCAAGGCGATCATGAACACGGCGGTGGAGGACAAGATGATCAAGTCCAACCCGTGCCAGATCAAGAGCGGCGGCAAGGAGGAGTCGCCCGAGCGGCCGACGCTGACCATGGAACAGCTCTTCACCCTGGCCGGCGCGATCGAACCACGGTTCCGGGCGCTGGTGCTCCTGGCCACTTTCGGCAGTCTGCGATGGGGCGAGCTGGCGGCACTCCAGCGCAAGAACCTCGACCTGGACGCCCGGACGGTCAAGATCACAAGGTCCACCACCGAGCTTAAGGACGGATCGGTGACCGTCGGCCCACCCAAGTCCGCGGCGGGCAGGCGCACCGTGGCCCTGCCCGAAGTGGTGATCTCCGAACTCCGCGTGCACCTGGACAGGTACACCGATGATCACGAGGAGGCGTATGTCTTCCTGGGCGCGAAGGGGGCCATGCTGCGGCGGCCGGCCTTCACCCGGATCTGGGCCAAGGCACTCAAGGAGGCGAAGATCTCGGGTGTCCACTTCCACGATCTCCGCCACACGGGCAACACGTTCGCCTCCCGGTCGGGCGCGACGCTCCGAGAGCTCATGAACCGGATGGGGCACTCGACAACGCGGGCGGCGCTGATCTATCTGCACACGGAGGAGGAGCGGGACAAGATGATCGCCGACAGCATGGGCAGGCTCGCCGAGGAGGCCCTACGGAAGAACGAAGATCAAAGGGGATCGGGCACGTAA
- a CDS encoding plasmid replication, integration and excision activator, producing the protein MALQGPIPVGFDMVFPHGCYVVGEVEPVKDFDASTNGRFVQSRDKQSGELVWQVAVMDADPTVKPGQKTVAVKILAPVQPVPPAPMPGLPFTPVEFDHVTVTPYVNGTGRLAYSIKVRAMRAPRSAATPAPTKNTATTAKDAA; encoded by the coding sequence ATGGCTCTGCAAGGACCCATCCCCGTCGGCTTCGACATGGTCTTCCCGCACGGCTGCTACGTCGTCGGAGAGGTTGAGCCGGTCAAGGACTTCGACGCCTCCACCAACGGCCGCTTCGTCCAGTCCCGCGACAAGCAGTCCGGAGAACTGGTGTGGCAGGTCGCGGTCATGGACGCCGACCCCACCGTCAAGCCCGGACAGAAGACCGTGGCCGTCAAGATCCTCGCCCCCGTCCAGCCCGTCCCCCCGGCCCCCATGCCGGGCCTGCCCTTCACCCCGGTCGAGTTCGACCACGTCACCGTCACCCCCTACGTCAACGGCACCGGACGCCTCGCCTACTCGATCAAGGTCCGCGCGATGCGCGCTCCCCGTTCCGCTGCCACTCCCGCTCCCACCAAGAACACCGCCACCACCGCAAAGGACGCCGCCTGA
- a CDS encoding DUF47 domain-containing protein yields the protein MRLRLTPSEDSYYDLFADSANNLVTASRLLVEIISDGSDREALAEKMRACEHAGDERTHAIMNRLNESFITPFDREDIYRLASNLDDVMDYMEAAADLIVLYQIDHLPKEVVRQVEVLERAAELTAEAMPRLRSMRNLNEYWIEINRLENQADQVYRRLLAKLFGGEYDALTVLKMKEVIDQLEMAADAFEHVANTIESIAVKES from the coding sequence GTGCGCCTGCGTCTCACACCTAGTGAGGACAGCTACTACGACTTGTTCGCCGACTCGGCGAACAACCTCGTCACAGCGTCCCGTCTGTTGGTAGAGATCATCAGCGACGGATCGGACAGGGAAGCCCTGGCCGAAAAGATGCGCGCCTGTGAGCACGCCGGTGACGAACGCACCCACGCGATCATGAACCGGCTCAATGAGAGCTTCATCACGCCCTTCGACCGCGAGGACATCTACCGTCTCGCGTCCAATCTCGACGACGTGATGGACTACATGGAGGCCGCCGCAGACCTCATCGTCCTGTACCAGATCGACCACCTTCCCAAGGAGGTCGTCCGTCAGGTCGAGGTCCTGGAGCGCGCCGCCGAGCTGACCGCCGAGGCCATGCCCCGGCTGCGCTCGATGAGGAACCTGAACGAGTACTGGATCGAGATCAACCGGCTGGAGAACCAGGCTGACCAGGTTTACCGCCGCCTTCTCGCCAAGCTCTTCGGCGGGGAGTACGACGCGTTGACCGTCCTCAAGATGAAGGAGGTCATCGATCAGCTGGAGATGGCCGCCGACGCCTTCGAGCACGTGGCCAACACGATCGAGTCGATCGCGGTCAAGGAAAGCTAA
- the dcd gene encoding dCTP deaminase, whose protein sequence is MLLSDRDIAAEIESGRVKLDPFQPEMIQPSSVDVRLDRYFRVFENHRYPHIDPAIEQPDLTRMVEPDGDEPFILHPGEFVLASTYEVITLPDDIASRLEGKSSLGRLGLLTHSTAGFIDPGFSGHVTLELSNVATLPIKLWPGMKIGQLCMFRLSSPAEHPYGSQKYGSRYQGQRGPTPSRSYLNFHRTDI, encoded by the coding sequence GTGCTGCTTTCCGATCGTGACATCGCCGCCGAGATCGAGTCCGGCAGGGTCAAGCTAGACCCCTTCCAGCCGGAGATGATCCAGCCGTCCAGCGTCGACGTGCGTCTGGACCGTTACTTCAGGGTCTTCGAGAACCACCGGTATCCGCACATCGACCCGGCGATCGAGCAGCCCGACCTCACGCGGATGGTCGAGCCCGATGGCGACGAGCCGTTCATCCTGCATCCCGGCGAGTTCGTGCTGGCCAGCACCTACGAGGTGATCACCCTTCCGGACGACATCGCCTCGCGGCTGGAGGGCAAGAGTTCGCTGGGGAGGCTCGGCCTGCTCACCCATTCCACCGCGGGCTTCATCGACCCCGGGTTCAGCGGGCACGTGACGCTCGAACTCTCCAATGTCGCGACACTGCCGATCAAGCTCTGGCCCGGCATGAAGATCGGCCAGCTGTGCATGTTCCGGCTCAGCTCGCCCGCGGAGCACCCCTACGGCTCGCAGAAGTACGGCTCGCGGTATCAGGGGCAGCGCGGCCCGACACCGAGCCGTTCCTACCTGAACTTCCACCGGACCGACATCTGA